A region of Pirellulaceae bacterium DNA encodes the following proteins:
- a CDS encoding ATP-binding protein — protein sequence MTYPFFSRLAEILNSNQSRSIILSGNIYDLFFNGQGYVPLIPFVAEKSKTKGLIRLVYELNGPIRALEGREKLKNAWIAWKAGVDTDTLLIRGMKSRGESELEILSQQFDRLVLDAIGNPTLALEALRQFTICSRSHLSGDLMILIEASDMMMPAGSGDVSSLNDKQLHRIGIVQDWLSDPAFMDGGDSVILFAESKSLVHPRVSRLPQVLNVEVSSPTAEHRLHYIQHYSQQAQYPPKFWSSASDLAGFTAGLSIHALRQLLLRASYTRERLTPADVVVKVQEFIQSQLGEEVVEFKKPTHRLADVKGNNRLKAFLQRELLPRFRAPGEKALAGAAVAGPIGGGKTFIFEAVASEMDVPVLVLKSIRSQWYGQTDVIFERLRRVLEALEKVVIFVDEADTQFGGVGAETHSTERRLTGKIQAMMSDPQLRGRVVWLLMTARIHLLSPDIRRPGRVGDLIIPVLDPEGEDRKEFVTWVAESVLDQPSQDDLRRIDELTPGYSAAAFASLRSQLKGCEAQNIDDVVGIVNDLMLPSIESTRRYQTLQALVNCTRRSLLPVPDANDQDREGWHQEILALEARGIH from the coding sequence ATGACCTACCCATTTTTTTCGCGTTTGGCCGAAATTCTAAATTCGAACCAATCTCGAAGCATTATTTTGAGCGGCAACATCTACGATCTGTTTTTTAATGGACAAGGTTATGTGCCGCTGATTCCATTTGTGGCTGAGAAATCGAAGACCAAAGGATTGATCCGGCTCGTTTACGAGTTGAACGGTCCGATTCGAGCACTCGAAGGCCGTGAGAAGCTGAAGAATGCTTGGATCGCTTGGAAGGCTGGCGTCGATACCGATACGCTTCTGATCCGTGGGATGAAGAGTCGCGGCGAAAGCGAGCTAGAGATTCTCTCACAGCAGTTCGATCGGCTCGTGCTTGACGCGATCGGCAATCCGACGCTTGCGCTCGAAGCGCTCCGACAGTTCACGATCTGTTCACGATCGCATCTGTCGGGTGATTTGATGATCTTGATCGAAGCGTCGGACATGATGATGCCAGCTGGAAGTGGGGACGTCTCGTCACTCAATGACAAACAATTGCATCGGATTGGGATTGTCCAGGATTGGCTATCCGATCCGGCTTTCATGGACGGCGGAGACTCCGTTATTCTGTTTGCTGAGTCCAAGAGTTTGGTTCATCCTCGGGTCTCAAGACTTCCGCAGGTGCTGAATGTCGAAGTCTCGTCGCCGACCGCTGAACATCGATTGCACTACATTCAGCATTATTCTCAGCAGGCTCAGTATCCGCCCAAATTTTGGAGCAGCGCGTCCGATTTGGCGGGATTTACTGCCGGTTTGTCAATCCACGCCTTGCGACAACTCCTGTTGCGAGCTTCTTACACCCGCGAGCGACTGACGCCCGCTGATGTGGTGGTCAAGGTTCAGGAGTTCATCCAATCTCAACTTGGCGAGGAGGTCGTCGAGTTCAAAAAACCGACCCATCGTCTCGCGGACGTGAAAGGTAATAATCGTCTTAAAGCTTTTCTGCAAAGGGAGTTACTGCCCAGGTTTCGAGCTCCCGGGGAGAAAGCATTGGCTGGAGCTGCTGTGGCTGGTCCAATTGGTGGCGGGAAAACGTTCATTTTCGAGGCCGTTGCCAGCGAAATGGATGTCCCGGTGCTGGTTCTAAAGAGCATCCGAAGTCAGTGGTACGGCCAAACGGACGTTATCTTTGAGCGATTGCGTCGGGTTTTGGAAGCGCTGGAAAAAGTTGTTATATTTGTGGACGAAGCGGATACCCAATTTGGCGGTGTAGGAGCTGAAACCCACTCGACGGAACGTCGACTGACGGGAAAGATTCAAGCCATGATGTCCGATCCGCAGTTGCGGGGGCGAGTCGTTTGGCTGTTGATGACCGCACGAATTCATCTCCTGTCGCCGGATATCCGTCGTCCGGGTCGCGTCGGAGATTTGATTATTCCGGTGCTTGACCCGGAGGGAGAGGATCGTAAGGAGTTCGTAACTTGGGTTGCGGAAAGTGTGTTGGACCAGCCGTCACAGGATGATCTCCGAAGAATTGATGAGTTGACGCCTGGCTATTCGGCTGCCGCTTTCGCTTCCTTGAGATCGCAATTGAAAGGCTGCGAAGCCCAGAACATTGACGACGTGGTCGGTATTGTCAACGACTTGATGCTACCGTCCATCGAATCAACTCGCCGATATCAGACATTGCAGGCTTTGGTTAATTGCACTCGCAGGTCACTCCTGCCAGTGCCAGATGCTAACGACCAGGATCGAGAAGGCTGGCACCAGGAAATTCTAGCGCTGGAGGCGCGTGGAATTCATTGA
- a CDS encoding response regulator, which yields MDEPSNSKPDVEAVKDMESLYLALVDNLPVHVARKDLSGKITFANHAYCRLVGLGREEVLGKTDYDFFPKELAEKYRHDDMLVERTGEMFSGVEANYSGGETRHFEVRKTPIRSIDGTIVGTQVMFWDVSAYKQAVAELDRERQLLNALLANTPDNIYFKDMGGRFIRISRAQAQFLGLNDPADAVGQTDHDFFPEDHAELAFQDEREVMRTGRSLVGKEEELINAKGEHRAWVSTTKAPLRNYRGDIVGTFGISRDITNRKRAEEAQREAVNAAEAANRAKSDFLANMSHEIRTPMNAVIGMTELVLDSPLTPTQRDYLETVLSSGESLLAIINQILDFSKIEADHVELENVSFRLRDVLGDTLRALAFRAHAKGLELAWHVENDVPDSLEGDPTRLNQIIVNLVGNAIKFTHEGEVVLNVSKEKQDDKNVGLHITVADTGIGIPRNKQENIFSAFQQADSSTTREFGGTGLGLSISSRLASLLNGRIWVESDLGRGSTFHVAVRFSLHPEKQSYSPEELAALSGLRVMIVDDNNTNRKILKSTLDGWKMQAEAVESGPVALHQLAVMSKTNTLPDLILTDHQMPEMDGFGFIERVREMDGLQDTAVIMLTSGTRVFDTTQLNKLKISERLLKPTKQTELRGAILRSLGLQSPLPSGMQADEETTPSIPPLQILLVEDGWANQKLASGLLTRWGHCVTIANTGLEAIDLIKSTQYDFDIVLMDVQMPVMDGLESTRQIRKMGYEVPIIAMTAHVKKGDDVLCFEAGMNGYLAKPIRKRQMYEALKNMTSNDPEASPNTDRSKSQSIDVGSFDMEIALESVDGDKELLVEVIQVYLDECPRLLEQLHDAIEAKDFKGAQRAAHTIKGSSRIFGNVAIIAAARTMEERGRDESLDDCQEDYQRLDLIARHLLQELKLVAS from the coding sequence ATGGACGAACCATCCAACAGCAAGCCTGACGTCGAAGCGGTAAAGGACATGGAATCCCTTTACCTCGCGCTCGTTGACAACCTTCCGGTACATGTCGCCCGCAAAGACCTCTCTGGAAAAATCACCTTCGCCAACCATGCCTACTGTCGGCTGGTAGGTTTGGGCCGCGAAGAAGTGCTAGGAAAGACAGATTACGATTTCTTCCCCAAAGAATTGGCGGAAAAATATCGGCATGATGACATGTTGGTCGAACGCACTGGGGAAATGTTTTCTGGTGTCGAGGCCAATTACAGCGGTGGCGAAACGCGTCATTTCGAAGTCCGCAAGACGCCAATCCGCTCGATAGACGGCACGATCGTCGGAACCCAAGTCATGTTCTGGGACGTATCGGCTTACAAACAGGCCGTCGCAGAATTGGACCGAGAACGTCAGTTGCTCAATGCGTTGCTCGCCAACACACCCGACAACATCTATTTCAAGGACATGGGAGGTCGATTCATCCGGATCAGTCGTGCCCAGGCACAATTCCTTGGACTAAATGATCCCGCAGATGCTGTCGGACAAACCGATCATGATTTTTTTCCAGAGGACCATGCCGAACTCGCTTTCCAGGACGAGCGGGAGGTAATGCGTACAGGACGATCGCTTGTCGGAAAAGAAGAGGAACTAATCAACGCTAAAGGTGAACACCGTGCGTGGGTGTCCACGACGAAAGCGCCTTTGCGAAACTATCGGGGTGACATTGTTGGCACCTTTGGAATCTCGCGAGATATCACCAACCGCAAACGTGCCGAAGAAGCGCAACGTGAAGCCGTCAACGCAGCCGAGGCCGCAAATCGTGCCAAGAGTGATTTTCTGGCCAACATGAGCCATGAAATCCGCACCCCGATGAACGCCGTGATTGGCATGACCGAATTAGTACTTGATTCGCCGCTCACACCAACACAACGCGATTATCTCGAAACGGTTTTGTCGTCCGGTGAGTCGTTACTGGCGATCATCAATCAGATCCTCGATTTTTCGAAAATCGAAGCGGATCATGTTGAGCTGGAAAACGTTTCTTTTCGCTTACGTGATGTGCTAGGAGATACCCTCAGGGCGCTGGCATTTCGCGCGCATGCCAAAGGACTCGAACTGGCTTGGCATGTTGAAAATGATGTGCCTGATTCATTGGAGGGTGATCCAACACGTCTGAATCAAATCATCGTGAACCTGGTGGGAAATGCGATCAAGTTCACCCATGAAGGCGAAGTCGTACTGAATGTTTCGAAAGAAAAACAGGACGATAAAAATGTAGGACTCCACATCACCGTCGCCGACACGGGCATCGGGATTCCGCGGAACAAGCAGGAAAATATTTTCTCGGCCTTTCAACAAGCCGATTCATCCACGACGCGAGAGTTTGGGGGGACCGGACTGGGGCTTTCCATTTCCTCGCGGTTGGCCAGCCTTTTGAATGGTCGAATTTGGGTCGAAAGCGACTTAGGAAGAGGCAGTACGTTTCATGTGGCCGTAAGATTTTCGCTGCACCCTGAAAAACAGTCGTACTCGCCTGAAGAATTGGCCGCGCTCTCCGGCCTACGGGTAATGATTGTCGATGACAACAATACGAATCGCAAAATCCTCAAAAGCACCCTCGACGGCTGGAAAATGCAAGCGGAAGCTGTCGAAAGTGGCCCAGTGGCTCTCCACCAACTGGCCGTAATGTCTAAGACAAATACACTCCCCGACTTGATTCTCACTGATCACCAAATGCCTGAAATGGACGGCTTTGGCTTTATCGAACGAGTACGCGAAATGGACGGCCTGCAAGATACGGCCGTCATTATGCTGACTTCCGGCACACGTGTTTTTGATACAACGCAGTTAAACAAACTGAAGATCAGTGAACGATTGTTGAAGCCAACCAAACAGACCGAGCTTCGCGGAGCGATCCTTCGCTCGCTGGGGCTTCAGTCACCGCTGCCCAGCGGAATGCAAGCGGACGAAGAAACAACACCCTCCATCCCACCACTTCAAATCCTGCTGGTCGAAGATGGCTGGGCAAATCAAAAGCTGGCGTCTGGCCTGCTCACGCGTTGGGGACACTGTGTCACAATTGCCAACACGGGCCTGGAAGCGATCGACCTGATCAAATCAACTCAATACGATTTCGACATCGTGCTAATGGATGTTCAAATGCCGGTGATGGATGGCTTGGAGTCAACGCGTCAGATTCGAAAAATGGGCTACGAGGTTCCGATCATTGCAATGACCGCGCATGTCAAGAAAGGCGACGACGTACTTTGCTTCGAAGCCGGCATGAACGGTTACTTGGCCAAGCCGATACGAAAAAGACAGATGTACGAGGCGTTGAAGAATATGACCTCGAATGATCCAGAAGCCAGCCCAAACACGGATCGGTCAAAATCACAGTCGATCGATGTCGGTTCGTTTGACATGGAAATCGCACTCGAATCCGTTGATGGCGATAAAGAACTGTTGGTGGAGGTGATCCAAGTGTACTTGGACGAGTGCCCGCGACTGCTGGAGCAACTGCACGATGCGATCGAGGCCAAAGATTTCAAAGGAGCGCAACGAGCAGCTCACACCATCAAAGGATCCTCCAGAATCTTTGGAAACGTGGCCATCATCGCGGCAGCGCGGACAATGGAGGAACGAGGACGAGATGAATCGCTTGATGATTGTCAGGAAGATTATCAGCGACTGGACTTGATCGCACGACATCTACTGCAAGAGTTAAAGCTGGTTGCCAGCTAG
- a CDS encoding response regulator → MPTILLVDDSATDRRMIGGVLERNGFAVRYAENGSGALKQLSRTQPQAVLTDMQMPEMDGLDLVKAIRSRFPEVPVILMTGHGSETLAAQALQHGAASYVPKSQFNKVLVDSVKHVLELARGDANYRRLIDHTLISDFQFELPNDESLVEPLVALVQQMISGLQTCDAAGRLQAGVALEQAVLNAMHHGNLELTSQQLKEDLTREEGEQSIIDQRRAEEPYQSRKVFVRVLINRDEARFVVRDQGPGFDVQSKLDVSLGDDESAGRGLVLMWGLMDKVVYNNVGNEVVLAKRGDHLAPVATSDASLDEEEDAESKGGQIEPSDAAEIGQKLGELVPLDGSKSIVLTQPRLSVGRDPSCDIVLSHSDVSHQHCLLYMYGGWWYVKDLRSANGTRLNKVAIDQKRIAPGAILMIATHQFEARYSPWDLGAVGITPPVDPF, encoded by the coding sequence ATGCCAACAATTCTTCTCGTGGATGATTCCGCCACCGACCGCCGTATGATTGGGGGTGTGTTGGAGCGAAATGGGTTTGCAGTTCGATACGCGGAAAATGGTAGCGGGGCTCTGAAGCAACTTTCCCGCACACAACCGCAAGCCGTGCTGACCGACATGCAAATGCCTGAAATGGATGGCCTCGACTTGGTCAAGGCGATTCGTTCTCGGTTTCCGGAAGTTCCCGTGATCTTGATGACGGGGCACGGCAGCGAAACTTTGGCCGCGCAGGCGCTCCAGCACGGAGCAGCCAGCTATGTTCCCAAGTCGCAATTCAACAAGGTGCTCGTCGATTCCGTCAAGCACGTTTTGGAACTCGCGCGAGGCGATGCAAACTATCGTCGCTTGATTGATCATACTCTGATCAGCGACTTTCAGTTCGAATTGCCAAATGACGAAAGCCTGGTTGAACCACTTGTCGCTTTGGTGCAGCAGATGATCAGTGGTTTGCAGACCTGTGATGCTGCGGGACGACTGCAGGCTGGGGTAGCACTGGAACAAGCTGTGCTCAATGCAATGCACCATGGCAATCTGGAACTAACGTCGCAACAACTCAAGGAAGATTTGACTCGCGAGGAAGGTGAGCAGTCCATCATTGATCAACGACGTGCAGAGGAGCCGTATCAATCGCGAAAGGTTTTTGTGCGTGTTTTGATCAATCGCGACGAAGCGAGATTTGTGGTTCGCGATCAAGGCCCCGGTTTTGACGTGCAAAGCAAGCTCGACGTGTCGTTGGGGGACGACGAGAGTGCCGGGCGGGGGCTCGTGCTGATGTGGGGACTCATGGACAAGGTGGTTTACAACAACGTGGGCAATGAGGTTGTTTTGGCCAAACGAGGTGATCATCTTGCGCCCGTCGCAACTTCAGATGCCTCCCTTGACGAAGAGGAAGATGCTGAAAGCAAGGGCGGTCAAATCGAGCCATCCGATGCGGCAGAAATAGGTCAAAAGTTGGGGGAATTGGTTCCCTTGGACGGTAGCAAGTCGATTGTCTTGACCCAGCCCCGGCTGAGTGTTGGTCGTGACCCTTCCTGCGATATCGTATTGTCGCATTCGGACGTTTCGCACCAACATTGCTTGCTCTACATGTACGGGGGATGGTGGTATGTAAAGGATCTTAGAAGTGCCAACGGGACAAGGCTGAACAAGGTGGCCATTGATCAGAAGCGAATCGCACCTGGTGCGATCTTGATGATCGCCACGCATCAATTCGAAGCTCGCTACAGTCCCTGGGATTTGGGCGCCGTGGGAATTACGCCGCCGGTGGATCCGTTTTGA